In the genome of Myxococcales bacterium, one region contains:
- the sixA gene encoding phosphohistidine phosphatase SixA, whose product MNLYIVRHGEAEPGNNDAARMLTDRGRSDIESVAAAVSQHGATVRQIRHSGRARARETAEIFARVLDPPAGVIIAAGIHPEDPVDPIAASLFGERESLMLVGHLPFVAHLVGLLTQGDSNRTPVNFPAGTVACLTGEDDRWELVWTESPG is encoded by the coding sequence ATGAACCTCTACATCGTTCGCCACGGAGAAGCCGAGCCGGGCAACAACGACGCAGCGCGCATGCTGACGGACCGGGGCAGGTCCGACATCGAAAGCGTCGCCGCGGCAGTGTCCCAACACGGCGCGACCGTCCGCCAAATCCGCCACAGCGGCAGAGCACGCGCGAGAGAGACCGCAGAAATTTTCGCGCGGGTTCTCGATCCACCCGCCGGAGTCATCATCGCTGCGGGAATCCACCCGGAAGATCCAGTAGACCCAATCGCAGCTTCCCTGTTCGGCGAGCGAGAATCGCTAATGCTCGTCGGCCACCTCCCATTCGTCGCCCATCTAGTGGGTCTGCTGACCCAGGGAGATTCGAACCGAACACCGGTGAACTTCCCCGCCGGCACAGTTGCATGCTTGACCGGTGAAGACGAC